GAAAGAATGGCTCGTTTCCCTTTTACATTGTTACTGATAGTCGTCTTTTTTCTCCTTTATCCACAAGCTTTTTGGGTGCCAAAAATAGCAAACTTTTTACTATTTTTGTTGGCGAGTGTACTTGCTTTTGTTTTACGCTTTATCATGCAATACTCGTTTGCAATGCTTGCTTTTTGGACGGAACGAGCTAGTGCTGTAGAAAATTTTTGGTTTTTGTTTTATTTATTTTTATCTGGAATGATTGCACCTGTAGAGGTCTTTCCTGAATCTGTGCGAGCGATAGTACTTTGGACACCATTTCCTTATATGATTGATTTCCCGGCAAATATTTTGATTGGATCACCCGTAGATTTGACACGGGGATTCTCATTAATAGTAGGTTGGATTTTGGTGTT
This portion of the Brasilonema sennae CENA114 genome encodes:
- a CDS encoding ABC transporter permease — translated: MKRFFRKALTLLSVYYAYTIEYRAEVILWLLSNSLPIILMGVWIEAAQGGRFNLSPVDFARYFLAVFIVRQITVTWVVWQFEDEIVQGKLSPRLLQPIDPVWHHVASHIAERMARFPFTLLLIVVFFLLYPQAFWVPKIANFLLFLLASVLAFVLRFIMQYSFAMLAFWTERASAVENFWFLFYLFLSGMIAPVEVFPESVRAIVLWTPFPYMIDFPANILIGSPVDLTRGFSLIVGWILVFLGLNRLLWRRGLKRYSGMGA